A window of Neisseria canis contains these coding sequences:
- a CDS encoding sulfate/molybdate ABC transporter ATP-binding protein, protein MTIRIEQLNKYFGSFHALKNINLTIPTGSLTALLGPSGCGKTTLLRIIAGLEHADGGSIFFDDENVTRKHVRDRKVGFMFQHYALFRHMNVFDNIAFGLQVLPRKIRPAESQIAEKVYSLLKLVQLEHLAKAYPGQLSGGQRQRIALARALATEPKLLLLDEPFGALDAKVRKELRYWLRQIHHELGITSVLVTHDQEEALEMADSIVVMNHGVIEQTGSGDALYHEPENVFVTEFLGEVNAFENAKIEQGSLFIGGYEEKLEGRGHERQNVVAYVRPHDLALSAKAGGNSIGDAEIASIQTTGPMVRLMLKRTGNSRMLQVLVPHNEYRTESFALGQRVWLYPRKHIVFKLPEMVEYVI, encoded by the coding sequence ATGACCATACGCATTGAACAACTCAATAAATATTTCGGCAGTTTTCATGCCTTGAAAAACATTAATCTGACCATTCCGACAGGAAGCCTTACGGCGCTGCTCGGCCCTTCGGGCTGCGGCAAAACCACACTTTTGCGGATTATTGCAGGCTTGGAGCATGCGGACGGAGGCAGCATTTTCTTTGATGACGAAAATGTGACCCGCAAGCATGTGCGCGACCGTAAAGTCGGTTTTATGTTTCAGCATTATGCGCTGTTTAGGCATATGAATGTGTTTGATAACATTGCTTTTGGTTTGCAGGTGCTGCCGCGGAAAATCAGGCCGGCGGAAAGCCAAATTGCAGAGAAAGTTTACAGCCTGCTCAAGCTGGTGCAGCTTGAGCATCTTGCCAAAGCTTATCCCGGCCAACTTTCGGGCGGCCAGCGCCAACGCATCGCGCTCGCCCGCGCACTGGCTACCGAACCCAAACTGTTGCTGCTGGACGAGCCGTTTGGCGCGCTGGATGCTAAGGTGAGGAAAGAATTGCGTTATTGGCTGCGTCAAATCCATCATGAATTGGGAATTACCAGTGTGTTGGTTACGCATGATCAGGAGGAAGCTCTGGAAATGGCCGACAGCATCGTGGTAATGAACCACGGGGTAATTGAGCAAACGGGCAGCGGCGATGCTTTATATCATGAGCCGGAGAATGTGTTTGTTACAGAATTTCTCGGTGAGGTGAACGCGTTTGAAAATGCAAAAATAGAGCAGGGCAGCCTGTTTATCGGCGGTTATGAGGAAAAGCTGGAAGGCCGGGGGCATGAGCGGCAAAATGTAGTGGCTTATGTTCGCCCGCATGACTTGGCACTATCTGCAAAAGCGGGCGGCAACAGTATCGGAGATGCGGAAATAGCTTCCATACAAACTACCGGCCCTATGGTTCGGCTTATGTTGAAGCGCACGGGCAACAGCCGGATGTTGCAGGTGTTGGTTCCGCATAATGAATACCGCACTGAGTCGTTTGCATTGGGGCAAAGGGTGTGGCTGTATCCTAGAAAGCACATCGTATTCAAGCTGCCCGAGATGGTGGAATATGTGATTTAA
- a CDS encoding sulfate ABC transporter substrate-binding protein: protein MKPKHLIALLTVFALPGCAPESGDKSASAPSDKVAAATLLNVSYDVTRDYYKDYNPIFTKHYATKHPNVTINIQQSHGGSSKQALSVANGLQADVVTMNQSSDIDLLVQKGLVSSDWQKQFPNNAVPFTSTTVFLVRKGNPLQVKDWSDLARDNIKVVVANPKTSGNGRYSFLAAHAYALKTNQNDETKAIEFTKKLLKNVPVFENGGRAATTTFVQRNIGDVLITFENEANLAGKQLGNGNFEIIYPSYSILMESPVAVVNSVTDKKGSTAAATEYLNYLWSKPAQELGAKLYLRPTDKDVLAANAATFPKVETFRPTEVFGPWDQIMKKYFADGGLFDQLTTK from the coding sequence ATGAAACCCAAACACTTGATTGCCTTATTAACGGTATTCGCCCTACCCGGCTGCGCCCCCGAATCCGGCGACAAATCGGCATCGGCTCCGAGCGATAAAGTTGCCGCCGCAACGCTGCTGAATGTTTCATATGACGTAACCCGCGATTATTACAAAGACTACAATCCCATTTTCACCAAACACTACGCAACCAAACATCCTAACGTAACCATTAATATCCAACAATCACACGGCGGCTCCAGCAAGCAGGCTTTGTCGGTAGCAAACGGTTTGCAGGCAGACGTTGTTACGATGAATCAAAGTTCGGATATTGATTTATTGGTACAAAAAGGTTTGGTCTCCTCCGATTGGCAAAAACAGTTTCCGAATAACGCCGTACCCTTTACCAGCACGACGGTTTTCTTGGTTCGAAAAGGCAACCCTCTGCAAGTTAAAGATTGGTCGGATTTAGCCAGAGATAATATCAAAGTGGTGGTTGCCAACCCAAAAACCTCAGGAAACGGCCGTTATTCTTTTCTGGCAGCCCATGCTTATGCGTTAAAAACCAATCAGAATGATGAAACCAAAGCAATTGAATTTACCAAAAAGCTCTTAAAAAACGTTCCGGTATTTGAAAACGGCGGGCGGGCGGCCACCACTACTTTTGTTCAGCGCAACATCGGCGATGTGTTGATCACATTTGAAAACGAGGCCAATTTGGCCGGGAAACAATTGGGCAATGGCAATTTTGAAATCATTTATCCCAGTTATTCGATTTTAATGGAAAGCCCTGTTGCAGTAGTCAACAGCGTTACCGATAAAAAAGGCTCAACTGCAGCCGCAACCGAATATCTGAATTATTTATGGAGCAAACCTGCACAAGAGCTTGGCGCCAAGCTTTACCTGAGACCGACAGACAAAGATGTTTTGGCAGCAAACGCAGCTACATTCCCGAAAGTCGAAACATTCCGCCCGACGGAGGTGTTCGGCCCCTGGGATCAGATTATGAAAAAATACTTCGCCGACGGCGGTTTATTTGACCAACTGACCACCAAATAA
- a CDS encoding YdgA family protein, producing the protein MKKLIPIGVTGIVLALAGVFGGAPYFLGQKAEQALNEQHKLLAQASFLTVESRQYERGWFSAKETTVIRLKPTLLKNMQQYLPDNLKTILNEPVTVVNHIKHGPFASGLTPVSAKVETEFKYHPETEKALKRFFGDQAPLALSNVIHLNGSGQLTASMPAFDYEELSGIKLNWKGMNGTTDYQPGWSDYSHSYRAPALLAKLADKGDVSLENLQINTQTQDGKTRLSLGNSSFKLDKFSVVWKEGVDYNVKINELINLVTDLQIGAFINPTGQVAPSKIVVDKLQFDTKMAENGDWINSEGKFQFANLVYGEEQYGPLNIDVAAEHLDAKSLLVLKNKMAEAASKEMTGQQIQDMLIQAAKNEAAGLFINNPVIKVRAFDLKMPQGKVYSSGELKFNGLTQPDLNNFNALIKKTHADFKLQVPQKLLESLVINQARNVFTVNAEDEAEGRASLDDINETLRLMVENVVASMNSDGYITVNNGDISTQMMLKDSRLLFNGKPLRSEPDDLDIDDVIEFQESQAASAPKAAASQPKAGG; encoded by the coding sequence ATGAAAAAGCTGATACCCATCGGAGTTACCGGTATTGTTTTGGCGCTGGCCGGCGTATTTGGCGGCGCGCCTTATTTTCTCGGGCAAAAAGCCGAGCAAGCATTAAACGAGCAGCACAAATTGCTTGCCCAAGCCAGCTTTCTCACAGTTGAATCACGTCAATACGAACGCGGTTGGTTCAGTGCTAAGGAAACGACCGTTATCAGATTGAAGCCCACATTGCTGAAAAACATGCAGCAATATCTGCCGGATAATCTGAAAACCATCTTGAACGAGCCGGTTACGGTAGTGAACCATATCAAACACGGTCCGTTTGCTTCCGGTTTGACACCGGTTAGTGCAAAAGTGGAAACCGAGTTCAAATATCATCCTGAAACGGAAAAAGCGCTCAAGCGGTTTTTCGGCGATCAGGCGCCATTGGCTTTAAGCAATGTGATTCACTTAAACGGTTCGGGCCAATTAACAGCCAGTATGCCTGCTTTTGACTACGAAGAGCTGTCGGGCATCAAGCTGAATTGGAAAGGCATGAACGGCACCACCGATTATCAGCCGGGCTGGTCGGATTACAGCCACAGCTACCGGGCGCCCGCATTGCTTGCCAAGCTGGCAGACAAAGGCGACGTGTCGCTGGAAAATCTGCAAATCAACACGCAAACCCAAGACGGCAAAACCCGGCTGTCGCTCGGCAACAGCAGCTTCAAGCTGGATAAATTTTCCGTGGTCTGGAAAGAAGGCGTTGATTACAATGTAAAAATCAACGAGCTGATTAATCTGGTAACCGATTTGCAGATTGGCGCTTTCATCAATCCTACCGGCCAGGTAGCCCCTTCTAAAATTGTGGTGGACAAGCTGCAATTTGACACCAAGATGGCGGAAAACGGCGATTGGATTAACAGCGAAGGCAAGTTTCAGTTTGCCAATCTGGTGTATGGCGAAGAACAATACGGCCCTTTGAATATTGATGTGGCCGCCGAGCATCTGGACGCTAAGAGCCTTTTGGTTTTGAAAAACAAAATGGCCGAAGCGGCATCCAAAGAAATGACCGGCCAGCAAATTCAGGATATGCTGATTCAGGCGGCGAAAAACGAAGCGGCCGGTTTGTTTATCAATAACCCGGTGATTAAAGTGCGCGCTTTCGATTTGAAGATGCCGCAAGGTAAAGTGTATTCCAGCGGCGAGTTGAAGTTTAACGGTCTCACACAACCTGATTTGAATAATTTCAACGCTTTAATCAAAAAAACGCATGCCGATTTCAAATTGCAGGTGCCGCAAAAGCTGCTGGAGAGTTTGGTAATCAATCAGGCGCGCAATGTGTTTACAGTTAATGCCGAGGATGAGGCGGAAGGCCGCGCCAGCTTAGATGATATTAACGAAACCTTGCGTTTGATGGTGGAAAATGTGGTGGCTTCGATGAACAGTGATGGTTATATCACGGTAAACAACGGCGATATAAGCACTCAAATGATGTTAAAAGACAGCCGGTTGCTGTTTAACGGCAAGCCGCTTAGAAGCGAACCTGATGATTTGGACATTGATGATGTAATTGAATTTCAAGAATCTCAGGCGGCAAGCGCTCCAAAAGCAGCTGCAAGCCAGCCTAAAGCAGGCGGTTGA